The region TATTAAAGAAAGATGGAACGACAAAAGATGTTCTGTCAGTATCAGATGAACTAAACTTAAAATCATTGACGAAAGTGGTAACAAAGTATTTTGTTTGTTATCCAAAAAACGTTTTTGAAAGTTAAATTTCAATTATATTTTATATTTTTGCCGTAATGAAAATAGCAGCAGAACAAATAGCATCAGTATTAGAAGGAGAGATTGTAGGTAATCCTTCAGTCGAGGTTAGTACATTAGCTAAAATAGAAGAGGGAGCAGAGGGGTCTATTTCCTTTTTAGCTAATCCTAAGTATGTGCATCATATATATACTACTAAGGCCTCAGTGGTAATTGTGAACAATACATTTGAACCAGAACATCCGGTTTCAGCAACTTTAATTAAAGTAGATGATGCATATAAAGCATTTTCTAAATTATTAGAGTATTATAATCAGGTTAAATTAATGAAATCTGGTATAGAGCAACCTTCTGTTATCTCAGAAGGGGTTGAGTATGGAGATGACTTATATTTAGGTAGTTTTTGTTATATAGGGAAAAATGTTAAAATAGGAAATAACGTTAAGATATATCCTAACACTTTTGTGGGAGATAATGTGCGTATTGGAGATAATACAGTTTTATTTGCAGGAGTTCGTATTTATTCTGAAACAGTGATTGGATCAGGATGTACTTTTCATGCAGGAGTTATAGTAGGTTCAGATGGATTTGGATTTGCACCTAATGCAGATGGAACCTTTAACAAAGTTCCACAAATAGGGAATGTAATTATAGAAGATAATGTAGAAATAGGAGCAGCATCTACTATAGATAGAGCGACACTAGGTTCTACTGTTATACGAAAAGGCGTTAAATTAGATAACCAAATACAGATTGCACATAACGTTGAGATCGGTGAGAATACAGTAATTGCTTCTCAAACAGGAGTTGCTGGTTCTACTAAGATAGGTCGAAATTGTATGATAGGTGGCCAAGTGGGCATCGTAGGACATTTAACTATAGGTGATAATGTACGTATACAAGCGCAATCAGGAGTGACAAAGAATTTAGAGAATGGTGTAGCGGTACAGGGAAGTCCTGCATTAGCACATGGTGATTTTTTAAAGTCATATAGCTATTTTAAGAATTTCGGAAAAATAGTGAATGATATAGAATCAATTAAAAAGAAAATAAACGAATAGCCTTTTAGAATATTTAAAGAGATTTAATTATGGTTAAACAAAAAACCATCCAGAATGAGGTAACTCTTAGTGGTGTTGGATTACATACAGGTCAACTGGTAACAATGACTTTAAAGCCAGCTCCTATTAATAATGGGTTTACTTTTGTACGTTTGGATTTAGAGGGACATCCAATTATCGAAGCGGATGCTAATTATGTTGTAAATACACAACGTGGTACAAACCTTGAGAAAAAAGGAGTTAAAATACAAACAACAGAGCATGTATTAGCTGCTTTTGTAGGGTGTGATTTAGATAATGTTATTATCGAATTAAATGCATCTGAGCCACCTATTATGGATGGATCTTCTAAATACTTTGTAGAGGCTGTAGAAAAAGCTGGTATTGTAGAACAGGAAGCTGAACGTGATGAGTATATCGTAAAAGAAGTTATTTCTTTTGTAGATGAGCAGACGGGAAGTGAAATTATAGTGATGCCATCAGATAGTTATCAAGTGACAGCTATGGTTGACTTTGGGACTAAAGTATTAGGAACACAAAATGCAACTTTGAAATCAATGTTTGATTTTAAAGAAGAAATATCTGAAGCGCGTACATTTAGTTTCTTACATGAACTAGAAGCTTTATTAGCTAATGGTTTAATAAAAGGAGGAGACTTAAATAATGCTATTGTTTATGTAGATAAAGAGATATCTGCTCAGACAATGGAGCACCTTAAAAAAGCATTTGGTAAAGACGAGATAACAGTTAAGCCAAATGGTGTCTTAGACAACTTAACTTTACACTATCCTAATGAAGCTGCACGTCACAAATTACTTGATGTAATAGGGGATTTAGCTTTAATCGGTACTAGAATTAGAGGTAAAGTTATTGCCAATAAACCAGGACATTCAGTGAATACTAATTTCGCTAAGAAGATGTCTAAGATTATCCGTAATGAAAAGCGCAATCAAGTACCATCTTATGATCTGCATGCAGAACCATTAATGGATGTAACCAAGATTATGTCTTTCTTACCTCATAGACCACCATTCTTATTAGTGGATAAGATTTTGGAGATGTCTGATAAACATGTAGTAGGGTTGAAGAATGTAACAATGAATGAACCTTTCTTCGTTGGACATTTCCCAGGAGCACCAGTTATGCCAGGAGTTCTAATCTGTGAAGCAATGGCTCAAACAGGAGGGATCTTAATCTTAAGTACAGTACCAGATCCAGAAAATTATTTGACTTATTTCATGAAAATGGATAATGTTAAGTTTAAACACAAGGTAATCCCTGGAGATACATTGGTATTTAAGTTAGAATTAATCACTCCTATTAGGAGAGGTATTTGTCATATGCAAGGATATGTATATGCAAACGGAAAATTAGTAGCTGAAGCTGAATTAATGGCTCAGATTTCAAAAATAACAAATAATTAGAAGATATGAATCAGCCTTTAGCATATGTACATCCTGGAGCTAAAATAGCTAGAAATGTTGTTATTGAACCTTTTACAACAATTCACAATAATGTTGAAATAGGTGAAGGAACATGGATAGGATCAAATGTTACTATCATGGAAGGAGCTCGTATTGGAAAAAATTGTAAGATTTTTCCTGGGGCAGTTATTTCAGCAGAGCCACAAGATTTAAAATTTGAAGGAGAAGTCACAACAGTTGAGATCGGAGATAATACTACTATTAGAGAGTGTGTAACGATCAATAGAGGTACAAAAGATAGATACAAGACTGTTGTAGGAAACAATTGTTTAATTCAAGCATATAGTCATATTGCCCACGATTGTATTGTTGGTGATAACTGTATTTTTTCAAACTCTAGTACATTGGCAGGTCACGTAACAATAGGTGATTATGTAGTGTTAGCAGGAATGGTAGCAGTACATCAGTTTTGTACTATAGGTTCTCACTCTTTTGTAACAGGTGGAACTTTAGTTCGTAAAGATGTACCACCATATATTAAAGCAGCTCGTGAGCCTATATCGTATGCTGGTATTAATTCGGTTGGTTTAAGAAGAAGAGGATATTCTCCAGAGAAAATTAGAGAAATACAAGAGATCTACCGTATCTTATATCAAAAGAATTATAATACAAGTCAAGCGCTTGAAATTATAGAGGCAGATATGGAAGCAACTCCAGAAAGGGATGAAGTTTTAATGTTTATCCGTAATTCATCAAGAGGAATTATGAGAGGATATACAGGAATATATTAGTAATACTAAATACAATTAAAAAGAATGGCAACAACATCTGATATTAGAAACGGTTTATGTATCCAATTTAACAACGATATTTATAAAATTGTTGAGTTTTTACACGTTAAACCAGGAAAAGGACCTGCATTTGTTAGAACGAAGATGAGAAGTGTTACTAATGGAAGAGTATTAGAGAATACATTTTCAGCTGGTCACAAAATTGATACAGTAAGAGTAGAAACACATAAATTTCAATATTTATATCCAGAAGGTGATCAATTTCACTTTATGAATGTAGAGACTTATGAGCAAATAACTCTTTTAAAAGATACATTAGATGCACCTGAATTATTAAAAGAAGGAGATACAGTAATGGTTCAGATTAATTCTGATACTGAATTACCTTTATCAGTAGATATGCCTGCTTCTGTAATCTTAGAAGTTACTTATGCTGAACCAGGAGTAAAAGGAAATACAGCAACAAATGCTACAAAACCTGCTACAGTGGAAACAGGAGCAACTATCAATGTGCCTTTATTTATCAATGAGGGTGATAAAATTAAGATAGATACATCAAATGGCGCTTATATGGAGCGTATTAAGGAGTAATCACTTTTTATAAGTAAAGAAGATGCGTTTTGCAAAAACTCAAGATTTACAGACAATAGCAGAGATTATAGGATGTAAATTTATAGGAGATTCAAGTTTTCCAGTTTATGGAATGAACGAAATTCACGTTGTTCAAGAAGGTGAAATCGTTTTTGTTGATCATCCTAAATATTATGATAAAGCGTTAAATTCTAATGCTACAATCATCTTAATTAATAAAGATGTAGAATGTCCTGAGGGCAAAGCTTTATTGATTTCTGATGATCCATTTAGAGATTTTAATAAGTTATCTAAGTTTTTTAACCCTTTTAAACCTGCTACAGAAGTTCGTGCAAAAGATGCTGTTATAGGAGAAGGTACTGTAATACAACCTAATGTTTTCATAGGACATAATGTTGTTATAGGAAAAAACTGTGTAATTCATCCGAATGTAGTACTTTATGATGGTACAGTAATAGGAGATAACGTAGTTATTCACGCTGGTGCTATCTTAGGAGCAGATGCATTCTATTATAAAAAGAGACCAGAGGGATTTGATCCTTTAGTATCATGTGGTAGAGTCGTTATTGAAGATAATGTAGGTATCGGCGCTTTATGTACTATAGATAGAGGGGTTACAGGAGATACAACTATTAAAGAAGGAGCTAAAATAGATAATCAGGTTCACATTGGACATGATACTGTGGTAGGCATTCGCTCTTTAATTGCAGCACAATGTGGTATAGCAGGGTGTGTTATAATTGAGGATGAAGTTACACTTTGGGGACAAGTAGGTACCACAAGTGGTATCACGATAGGAACTAAAGCTGTTGTTCTAGCACAGTCAGGAGTTTCTAAATCACTAGCTGGAGGTAAGGTTTATTTTGGATATCCTGCAGAGGAGTCTAGAGATAAATTAAAACAATTGGCTAGTATTAAAAGAATACCTGAATTGATAGCAAAAACAAAAAATCTATAGTCGTAAAGATTATAGTTACTACTGGGTTTACAGCGAAGTAGTATAAAATGAAAAATGTTATTAATTAATCAATTAAAGTTATTTATAAGAGGGTAAAAAATTTTAATACTAATTAGAATTGTTTATTTTTGTGTAAGTAAGTTTAAATAAATAAAAACAAGATCATGAGTGTTTTAGTAAATAAAGATTCAAAAATAATCGTTCAAGGATTTACTGGAAGTGAAGGTACTTTCCATGCTTCGCAAATGATTGAGTACGGAACAAACGTAGTAGGTGGTGTAACTCCAGGAAAAGGAGGATCAACTCACTTAGATCGTCCAGTATTCAACACAGTTTCAGATGCAGTAGAAAAAGCAGGTGCAGATACTTCTATTATCTTCGTACCACCAGCATTTGCTGCTGATGCTATTATGGAAGCTGCTGATGCAGGGATTAAAGTTATCATCTGTATTACAGAAGGTATTCCTGTAGCTGAAATGATCAAAGCTTACGACTACATCAAAGGAAGAGATTGTAGATTAGTTGGGCCTAACTGTCCAGGTGTTATCACTCCAGGTGAAGCTAAAGTTGGTATTATGCCAGGTTTCGTATTCAAAAAAGGAACTGTAGGAATTGTTTCTAAATCAGGTACTTTAACTTATGAAGCTGCAGACCAAGTTGTAAAACAAGGTTTAGGTATTACTACAGCTATCGGAATTGGTGGTGACCCAATCATCGGAACAACAACAAAAGAAGCTGTTCAATTATTAATGGCAGATCCAGAAACTGAAGCTATCATTATGATTGGTGAAATCGGAGGTCAATTAGAAGCTGATGCTGCTCGTTGGATCAAAGAAA is a window of Myroides oncorhynchi DNA encoding:
- the lpxD gene encoding UDP-3-O-(3-hydroxymyristoyl)glucosamine N-acyltransferase; the protein is MKIAAEQIASVLEGEIVGNPSVEVSTLAKIEEGAEGSISFLANPKYVHHIYTTKASVVIVNNTFEPEHPVSATLIKVDDAYKAFSKLLEYYNQVKLMKSGIEQPSVISEGVEYGDDLYLGSFCYIGKNVKIGNNVKIYPNTFVGDNVRIGDNTVLFAGVRIYSETVIGSGCTFHAGVIVGSDGFGFAPNADGTFNKVPQIGNVIIEDNVEIGAASTIDRATLGSTVIRKGVKLDNQIQIAHNVEIGENTVIASQTGVAGSTKIGRNCMIGGQVGIVGHLTIGDNVRIQAQSGVTKNLENGVAVQGSPALAHGDFLKSYSYFKNFGKIVNDIESIKKKINE
- a CDS encoding bifunctional UDP-3-O-[3-hydroxymyristoyl] N-acetylglucosamine deacetylase/3-hydroxyacyl-ACP dehydratase — encoded protein: MVKQKTIQNEVTLSGVGLHTGQLVTMTLKPAPINNGFTFVRLDLEGHPIIEADANYVVNTQRGTNLEKKGVKIQTTEHVLAAFVGCDLDNVIIELNASEPPIMDGSSKYFVEAVEKAGIVEQEAERDEYIVKEVISFVDEQTGSEIIVMPSDSYQVTAMVDFGTKVLGTQNATLKSMFDFKEEISEARTFSFLHELEALLANGLIKGGDLNNAIVYVDKEISAQTMEHLKKAFGKDEITVKPNGVLDNLTLHYPNEAARHKLLDVIGDLALIGTRIRGKVIANKPGHSVNTNFAKKMSKIIRNEKRNQVPSYDLHAEPLMDVTKIMSFLPHRPPFLLVDKILEMSDKHVVGLKNVTMNEPFFVGHFPGAPVMPGVLICEAMAQTGGILILSTVPDPENYLTYFMKMDNVKFKHKVIPGDTLVFKLELITPIRRGICHMQGYVYANGKLVAEAELMAQISKITNN
- the lpxA gene encoding acyl-ACP--UDP-N-acetylglucosamine O-acyltransferase; translation: MNQPLAYVHPGAKIARNVVIEPFTTIHNNVEIGEGTWIGSNVTIMEGARIGKNCKIFPGAVISAEPQDLKFEGEVTTVEIGDNTTIRECVTINRGTKDRYKTVVGNNCLIQAYSHIAHDCIVGDNCIFSNSSTLAGHVTIGDYVVLAGMVAVHQFCTIGSHSFVTGGTLVRKDVPPYIKAAREPISYAGINSVGLRRRGYSPEKIREIQEIYRILYQKNYNTSQALEIIEADMEATPERDEVLMFIRNSSRGIMRGYTGIY
- the efp gene encoding elongation factor P codes for the protein MATTSDIRNGLCIQFNNDIYKIVEFLHVKPGKGPAFVRTKMRSVTNGRVLENTFSAGHKIDTVRVETHKFQYLYPEGDQFHFMNVETYEQITLLKDTLDAPELLKEGDTVMVQINSDTELPLSVDMPASVILEVTYAEPGVKGNTATNATKPATVETGATINVPLFINEGDKIKIDTSNGAYMERIKE
- a CDS encoding UDP-3-O-(3-hydroxymyristoyl)glucosamine N-acyltransferase produces the protein MRFAKTQDLQTIAEIIGCKFIGDSSFPVYGMNEIHVVQEGEIVFVDHPKYYDKALNSNATIILINKDVECPEGKALLISDDPFRDFNKLSKFFNPFKPATEVRAKDAVIGEGTVIQPNVFIGHNVVIGKNCVIHPNVVLYDGTVIGDNVVIHAGAILGADAFYYKKRPEGFDPLVSCGRVVIEDNVGIGALCTIDRGVTGDTTIKEGAKIDNQVHIGHDTVVGIRSLIAAQCGIAGCVIIEDEVTLWGQVGTTSGITIGTKAVVLAQSGVSKSLAGGKVYFGYPAEESRDKLKQLASIKRIPELIAKTKNL
- the sucD gene encoding succinate--CoA ligase subunit alpha, translating into MSVLVNKDSKIIVQGFTGSEGTFHASQMIEYGTNVVGGVTPGKGGSTHLDRPVFNTVSDAVEKAGADTSIIFVPPAFAADAIMEAADAGIKVIICITEGIPVAEMIKAYDYIKGRDCRLVGPNCPGVITPGEAKVGIMPGFVFKKGTVGIVSKSGTLTYEAADQVVKQGLGITTAIGIGGDPIIGTTTKEAVQLLMADPETEAIIMIGEIGGQLEADAARWIKENGNKKPVIGFIAGETAPKGRTMGHAGAIVGGADDTAAAKKRIMAECGIHVVDSPAEIGLKVKEVLG